The region atactctttcttcttcattatatttgtttttgaaatcagTCTTTTTATATTTCCCATCTCCTCTGACCTAGACGTTTGTCATCGTCGTTTGGTTGCTCTTCATTTTCTCTCGTTCTGTAGTTCGCCTGCGTTGCATTTCGAGGAAGAACAAATCCgggtatgaaaaaaaatggttGATCAATTTTTGTAAAGTTACTGTCATGTGCACACTTTTTTGGTATTGATATCTTTATATGGTAAAACAGGCTAAGAAGATAATGGGAAAAGAAGAGATCTTCTTCGGCAGTGATGAGACGAAAGGGAAGAAACGGCCAGgttcgaattttaattttagtgtttaGGGTAATTTTGTTGGTTTTTGGGTATGTGTTTTTGGGTACttgaaattgtgattttaggtttattgtaaatttttagGTTTATGGGTATGTTTTTTGGGGGGAGTTATTCTCAAGTTGGTTGTaaaatttgttgatttgttttgcataaTGTCTGTGAATGAATGTCTCCATATTGTTTGTTTGAACAGCCCGTACTGTGGAAGTGGATTCTCAGATCCTGGAAATTGTTCTGCACTATGATGGAGAATTTGGAGAAGGTGGTTATTTGTGGGGCGACGTGTGTGCAAGATGTTTTGACATTTCCCAACTGTCACTGAATAGGCTTGATTTGTGGGCCAAAAAAATTGGAGTGAAGGGGCTGGTTATGTATTATTGGAGGCAGCCAGAGTTGGACTATCATCGAGGGATAAAACCTCTTGAACATGATAGAGATGTTGAGGAGATGGCAAGGGCTGCACTAAAAGAAGGTGTGGTTGATGTCTACGTTCGATATTTAACCTCTGATGATGTGCATAATTTGGTGCCTGAGAGTGGACCCAAGTTAGAAttgaaagaaattgaagaagatggtccATTTGAGCCAGTTGAAGATGGTCCAGTGGAGGCAGTTGAAGATGCCGCGGGAGTTGAAGAAGGTCCAGGTGATGAATTATTGTTGCTAGAGTGGTACGGCACTGAAGATGAGGGCCAAGTAGAAGCCTTGGAAGTGGAGATTGCTGCTGCTGAAGGCCCATCTGATGTGGCTGAAGGTCCAGAAGAAGGGTGCAGCAAAAAACagaagaacaaataaaaacgaaaGAACAAATAAATGTAGCGTTGTTTTGTATTTCcggatattgttgttattttattttaaaacacttatatgttttttatatgtGCTATTTCATAATTTAGCATTGTTTATTATTTCCTGATATGTTGTTATTTTATTCAAAGACACTTATATGttggaaattttataaatttatttttagagaaATGAAATACGTATGGTTCATGCATGACCACTGTCTTTCATTCTTATACTTTTGTTCA is a window of Mercurialis annua linkage group LG2, ddMerAnnu1.2, whole genome shotgun sequence DNA encoding:
- the LOC126669690 gene encoding uncharacterized protein LOC126669690; this encodes MYYWRQPELDYHRGIKPLEHDRDVEEMARAALKEGVVDVYVRYLTSDDVHNLVPESGPKLELKEIEEDGPFEPVEDGPVEAVEDAAGVEEGPGDELLLLEWYGTEDEGQVEALEVEIAAAEGPSDVAEGPEEGCSKKQKNK